The nucleotide sequence GCTTATAAAAGGTCTGAGGAAAATTATATGAAGATGAAGATAAAATTTTGTGGCGCGGCAAGAACAGTAACGGGGAGCTGTCATCTTTTGACTTTAAGTGATCGGCATGCAATTTTGATGGATGCAGGATTATATCAGGGAAGAGAAGAAAAATTTATAGACTTCAATAGCGCATGGCTATTTGAACCGTCTACGATCAATTGCTTAATACTTTCACATGCACATATTGACCATAGTGGTCGTATTCCAAAGTTGGTGAAAGACGGTTTTAATGGAGAGATAATTTGCACTAGTGCGACTAGGGATTTGACTGCTGTGATGCTTATGGATAGTGCAAAGATTCAGGAAAGAGATGCCTATTTCATAAATAAGCAAAAGAGAAAGAAGGGGTTGAAGGAGGATTCTGCGCCATTGTACACAATTAATGATGTCTCTAACTGTATGCAATATTTTGTGGGGATAAGTTACGATACATGGCGCCGAATTAGCGATAATGTGTCGGTACTCTTAAGGGACAGTGGTCATATATTTGGAAGCGCAAGTGTAACACTCAAAATCGATGAAATAGGACAAGAGCCCATTTTCGTGGGGTTCAGTGGAGATATCGGAAGACCAAACAGACCGATTCTAAGAGATCCAGTGTCAATGCAGAATCTTGACTATCTTATCTGTGAATCTACCTACGGAGGTGTGGTTCATGACAACTTTCCTAACGATCAGGAAACGCTACTGAGGATAATCAAGGAAACCTGTATCAATAAAGACGGGAAATTAATAATTCCCGCTTCTAGTGTGGGCCCTACCCAAGAGGTCGTGTATACGCTGGATAAGTTACAAACAGAGAATAGGCTACCCAAAATACCCGTGTTTGTAGATAGCCCCATGGCAATTAATGCTACTGAGGTATTTAAATTACATCCTGAGTGCTTCGATTCAGAAATAATGGAGTACGTGATCAATGATCCTAATCCCTTTGGTTTTAACAATCTGAAGTACATACGTGATAGGCAAGAGTCTAAGCAGTTGAACGATTTTAAGGGCCCGGCAATCATTATAAGTGCAGCCGGAATGATGACGGGGGGAAGAATACTTCACCATCTATTAAACCACATCGAAGATTCAATCAATACAGTGCTAATAGTTGGTTACTGTGCCAATCACACGCTGGGTGCGAGACTTCGCGAGGGGGAAAAGAGGGTGCAGATATTTGGAATTGAAAAAGAAGTGAAGGCCAGGATCGAGATAATGGATTCTTTCAGTGCTCATGCGGATGAACCTGAGATCATAGATTATCTTTCGAATTTGGATAAGAATAAGCTGAATAACATCTTTCTCGTACACGGCGAGTTGGATCGACAGTATAAACTTAAATCAGCATTAGAACGTGAAGGCTTTAATAATATCGAAATTCCTGCTTTTGGCAACGAGAGAGTATTAAGGCATTAATATATGCTACCTGTCCAGCAAATCGTTTTATGGAGAATTCTTTGCGATCATAGTATCATGTTGCCCACTTCGGATTATTTGGTTCTTTACCCATTTATCAAACAAAATAAATAAAAATATCTCCTCCAAATATACCTTAATCGGGAGGATGAAGGCGGGTATAGATGATGCACCATTAGCCAAGGCCTAATAACCACTAAAAGAGAAACTCGCCAGTTTCATACTGTAGAAGATTATGTTTTATGTCCTTGATTATTTCTTTTTTTAGCTCTGGAGGATGCAAAACCATTACATTTGATCCGAATCCTCTTATCCAGCCGACAAGGATAAGATTGATCTCATTTTCAAAGTTTAGTATTACGCTTCCATCTTTAAGCAATTCTTCCTTTTGGTTGGGATACCATTCTCTTTCTAATATATAGTCTTTGATTTCAGGGGAAAATTTTAGCTTTATTTTATGCTTCTCACCCTCGAAATTAAACAAGCTGCTCCTAAAAAAGTTAATTACATCGAAATCTGACGGGTATTCAAAGAATTCATCAAGAACATGAACATCCTTTATCCTGTGCAGTGCCATAGTGATAATTTTATTCTCATTGTTTGTTATGTTTTTGCATAGAATATACATTGCATCTCTATAATTAAAGAAATGAAGAGGAATAATTTTATATCTTTTCTCAATGTCGCCTTTTCCGTAATAAAATTCACATGCCTGATTGTTGATGGCCGCTTCGATAATCTTTTCGATCGATTTCAACTGATCCTTTTCGCTATAGACCTTTCCTCCGAGTTCACGTGGCAGTATGAACAGGCTTGAAATCCTTTTGAAGAAATCGTTTCCCGTTCGCTTCTGAGCCTCTTCGGCTGAAACATCTATTTTGTTGAATACCTCGCCCAGGTGCTGGTGCATAAATGGTATATCTTTGAAATGTGCAAAACCACGGATGAAGTAAAGGGAGAGGACCTCATAGGGGCTGAGCAGCAGGGGTCTGAATTTGGTTGCATGCTTTTCTATTCTGTATCTGTATTTTTTGTCTTCACCCCTCTGTTTTATTACATCGATGTCAAAAATATTGCCTTCCATGGCTTTTAGATCGCGCCTTACGGTTTTTTCGCTTTTCATCACCGCTGCCGCAATCTCCTCAACGGTGGCCCCCGTTCTATGATTTGAAAGGGATTCGATGAGGTAATAAAAACGGTCATATTTGCCTATCGGCTCTGGAATGTCTATCAATTAGGTCAGCTCCTCAATTTCTTATTTTTTAGAAAATTATACTCAATAATGGACAGAATATGTCCATTCAATCATGCAAACTAACTTACAAATTCAAAAAAGTTCGGAGGTGTAGCATGTATGAAATATCGAGATTGATAAATCATGCGATCGGTGGAGACAGGGATAGAAAAAGGGACATTGTAAGAGGGCTTGGATTTGAGAATGATGTTATAGAGGGTTATAACCGCCTTGAAAATCTGTTTCGGACAGGGAGGTGTAATGAGAAGATAGGGAAGAGATTGCCAAAAACTTTGAACCTGATGCCGAAGCTTATCAAAGAAGCCTTAGATGAAACAGCTAGGCAGTTAGAAAAACAGAAAGAAATTTCATTACAGCGCCGCGAGGAGTATGAAAGAAATACATTTCGTCCATATTTATGGATAAACCATACATTTTCAAAGCCGAAGGATAGATCTCTAGTAGATTATGTGGGCCTCGAACAATGGAAGGTTATAGATCTTCCCAAGGACATAATCAAAATGGGATTGGATGATCAGGTGGAGACAATTCATAGAATCATCATTGACCACCAGCGGGAGACCGGTGGGTATGATGATATGTTTGGAAGAATTACAGATTATATATTTTGTAGGAGCTATGATGAAAGTTATCTCATCAGCGTGGAAGGTGAACTCGTGTCTTCGGATAATGAAAATGGTAAAAGGGCACTTTTAGATTTAACGTGATTATTAGTTTTAAATTGGCTCCTTACCTGGCGAATTCCCTGTGGCTTCCTGCAGGTTTTCCGTTGTCATTGCGGGCGGAGCGAAGGGATCTCTTTTTATGGATTGCTTCGTCGTTTCTCTCCTCGGAATGACTTCTTGGGCTTTTTTAAATTTAAAAGGATACCATGCAGGTGCAGGGAGTTTCATTATATCACGTTTCGAGCGCTCTTGATGCTTTTTCGTGTATCATGCTTAATTGTTTCTCTTTTTCTGTTAATTGTTCATCTAGTTCATATATTTCTTCGCACTTCGTACTAATTGTTTCTTCATTGAAACCTACTTTATTTGTAACATCTTCAATTATCGAAGGGACTCGTTTCTTATTAAAGGCATAAATGGTTTCAAGTTTTCCTCTTATTCTTTTTGTTATTTTATCGTCATGGAGGTTGAATTTTGTGATCACTCTGCCTAGCCATTGTGAAGGCTGTGGCTTATCAATTTTAGGCAAGATATCTTTAACTTTGTTAAGTAGTGAGGAGGCGCTAATTCTAAAATCTGTTTTTGTTTCTTCAAAGAAATCAGTTTTGATATTCCCTTCACAGAGGTTATTTAAAACCTCGAAGAGCGCGAATTCCCATTCTCCCAGTTCCATTTCCTGCATAGCAATTTGTGATGGAGTTTTGATTCCGTACCTCGTCTGTGTCTGGTACCGTGAATATATAATATTTCCGAGTTCTTCAAGTGCCTTTCTCTTTTTATATTCAATTTTGCTAATCTGCCCCTTAACTTTTTGGGTCTCGATCAACTCCTTTGACTTTACACCGACAGTGGTAATGCCTTTATCTAAGCCGAGCTTTAACTTTTCGAAAAAATCACCCATGCCGATTTCCTCCTACCATAACTATACTGATAGATTGAGAAAAATAAAAAACCGGGTCCTTCAACTTTAAACTTTGATGATTCATCATTTAAATTATAGAGGTTCAAGCAAATGAGAATCGTGCAAACCGAGAGCGGTGAAAGTTTTGAGAATGTCGTTGAAAAAGAGAATATAGAACTAGATGATCAGTCCACATATTTCTTACTTCCTGATATCCCCGCTATTGTTCAGGCGGAGAACCTTTTTCTTAAAAGAAATGGACTGTGGGGAGAGAGACTGCTCACTTTTGGGAAGCTGTCATTTATCTCTAACTTGGATTCTAACGAACGTCGAAATGTAATCTCCAGAATGGGAAGGCTCTTCATGATGGAGGAGATTGTAGATGATCTGAATGCAGATTTCTCTTATTTTAAAGATAAATTTCTTGTAAAGGGGTTTTCCGAATCGCTTTTAAAAATTATCGCGGAGTTAAAACATGCGAAGATTATGCCTCAGGATTTGGCAGATATTAGCGAGAAGGAGGCTGAGGGTGATCTAAAGGACAAGCTAAAGGACTTGGCGCTAATTTTTAAGAGTTATAAAGACAAACTGGAAAGGGAAATTCTCATAGATGATATAGACAAACTAAAGCTTCTTTCAGAATCCACTCTCAAGGGCAGATTATCGCGTATTCTTCCGGGTGCGAAGAAAATCGTTGTTTTCGGGTTTTATGATTTTACTCCATCTCAGCTAGAGGTTTTGGAAGCTATAGACAAGGCTGGATACGATCTAGCTACATATGTTCCCCCTCTTGATAAGGTACCGGGATTCAAATCGGTTGTCATTAGTAAAATTGAGAGTTGGTTTGGAAGGATTGAAATTGAAAAAATGGTTAAGACAAACCGGATCGAATGTGAATTAGAAATTCATTCTTTCCCATCACTTAGAGAAGAGGTGGAATTTGCTGCAACTGAGATTAAGGGCTTGCTTCTGAATGGAGCGTATAGGCCTGGTGAGATAGCGATAGTATCAAGAACAATGGTAAATAAAGAGAGCCTATACGCCGGCGAATTACATAGACTAGGTATACCCTATTCCATTTCGACCGCAGGGAGATTGGGTGCATTGGGCTTGGGTCAGTTTATTTTGACGCTACTGCGTGTAAAATCCTCCGGTTTCGAAAAAAAGCATTTTTTAAACCTGCTCAGGAATCCTTTTTTAGCGGCTTATTTGAAGCATGAACAAATTTATGACTTTGTGAGTCAGATTGATCTCAAATCAAGCAGGAAAAAAACATTAAGAGGGGTGAAAGCTTGGGATGAGTTGTTAAGCGATTTATTTGAAAATGAGAATTTTGGGGTTGTGGAAAGAGTTAGAAGATTAATATCTATAATCAGTGGCAAGCTTAATTCTCTCGCCGTAGGAGTATTGACAGAGGATCTAGCCAACGTGATGGATGAGCTTCTTATTTGCGAATCGGTAAAAGAATTTTCCAGCAATAAAGATGATCAGTTTAATAACTGGGAACGCTTTCATAGTTTTATTAAAGAGCTTCGCTATCTTTCAAAGTTTAGATTTAAGGGCATGAAGGTTGCGGAATTAAACGAATTTATAAATCTTTTGCAGGAGCTTTGGATTGAGGAGAAGTTTTCACATTCTAGTGCCGAAAGTGTAGAGACAGTACAAATACTAGATGCCTTAAAAACAAGGG is from Thermodesulfobacteriota bacterium and encodes:
- a CDS encoding MBL fold metallo-hydrolase; translation: MKIKFCGAARTVTGSCHLLTLSDRHAILMDAGLYQGREEKFIDFNSAWLFEPSTINCLILSHAHIDHSGRIPKLVKDGFNGEIICTSATRDLTAVMLMDSAKIQERDAYFINKQKRKKGLKEDSAPLYTINDVSNCMQYFVGISYDTWRRISDNVSVLLRDSGHIFGSASVTLKIDEIGQEPIFVGFSGDIGRPNRPILRDPVSMQNLDYLICESTYGGVVHDNFPNDQETLLRIIKETCINKDGKLIIPASSVGPTQEVVYTLDKLQTENRLPKIPVFVDSPMAINATEVFKLHPECFDSEIMEYVINDPNPFGFNNLKYIRDRQESKQLNDFKGPAIIISAAGMMTGGRILHHLLNHIEDSINTVLIVGYCANHTLGARLREGEKRVQIFGIEKEVKARIEIMDSFSAHADEPEIIDYLSNLDKNKLNNIFLVHGELDRQYKLKSALEREGFNNIEIPAFGNERVLRH
- a CDS encoding PD-(D/E)XK nuclease family protein, whose translation is MRIVQTESGESFENVVEKENIELDDQSTYFLLPDIPAIVQAENLFLKRNGLWGERLLTFGKLSFISNLDSNERRNVISRMGRLFMMEEIVDDLNADFSYFKDKFLVKGFSESLLKIIAELKHAKIMPQDLADISEKEAEGDLKDKLKDLALIFKSYKDKLEREILIDDIDKLKLLSESTLKGRLSRILPGAKKIVVFGFYDFTPSQLEVLEAIDKAGYDLATYVPPLDKVPGFKSVVISKIESWFGRIEIEKMVKTNRIECELEIHSFPSLREEVEFAATEIKGLLLNGAYRPGEIAIVSRTMVNKESLYAGELHRLGIPYSISTAGRLGALGLGQFILTLLRVKSSGFEKKHFLNLLRNPFLAAYLKHEQIYDFVSQIDLKSSRKKTLRGVKAWDELLSDLFENENFGVVERVRRLISIISGKLNSLAVGVLTEDLANVMDELLICESVKEFSSNKDDQFNNWERFHSFIKELRYLSKFRFKGMKVAELNEFINLLQELWIEEKFSHSSAESVETVQILDALKTRGTTFQVLFVLDVAEKSFPLPFIRDPILKNDERAHINNYMGNRSLYEEFHHYESEDLLFNLIKSSAERKLYISYSYRDEKDRSNLPSYLVYELERKLGIKVKKHFLKDRFKSHKNLYTKPKLAEHLFYVYRNQNFEFQNYSENLPERIKYVLKGIKAETKRLEINGVYSKFEGNIENAELLPQLNEFSPTKLETYGQCPFRFFAGHILNLKKVDEIEDDVSALDLGLFYHRILKEFLLLLVKENEGRVDLRKISDEEISESLKGLLKERDFNKEFSWLSEGKRALTIKRITEQVLPQFIQFELIRIKEWNELGLFPAGFEKGIDFEIDDIKLSGIVDRIDVGDRGLLIIDYKLRPSSMRKFFDFRNLQLPLYLYAFSKLGEKPVGGFFRFLESPDREIGFQENAKTSVKDQISCAEEQVRIYVSLMRKGFFPPVIDEKGLGFENKEVELRKDERGPCGWCEYSDLCRAPGGIFRRL
- a CDS encoding WYL domain-containing transcriptional regulator: MIDIPEPIGKYDRFYYLIESLSNHRTGATVEEIAAAVMKSEKTVRRDLKAMEGNIFDIDVIKQRGEDKKYRYRIEKHATKFRPLLLSPYEVLSLYFIRGFAHFKDIPFMHQHLGEVFNKIDVSAEEAQKRTGNDFFKRISSLFILPRELGGKVYSEKDQLKSIEKIIEAAINNQACEFYYGKGDIEKRYKIIPLHFFNYRDAMYILCKNITNNENKIITMALHRIKDVHVLDEFFEYPSDFDVINFFRSSLFNFEGEKHKIKLKFSPEIKDYILEREWYPNQKEELLKDGSVILNFENEINLILVGWIRGFGSNVMVLHPPELKKEIIKDIKHNLLQYETGEFLF